A region of Silurus meridionalis isolate SWU-2019-XX chromosome 15, ASM1480568v1, whole genome shotgun sequence DNA encodes the following proteins:
- the LOC124398263 gene encoding polyadenylate-binding protein 3-like, translating to MDFKLSTLYVGNLHPEVTESVLVQKFSPAGQIHSVHVCRCWKTHVSLGYAYVNFYKQPEAERALATLNNKILIGKPMRVMWCQKDSTLRKRGVGNLFIKNLDLSMTNSTALFDFFSVFGKVLSCKFVTYKKGPKGYGYVQFESQEVANLAKEELDGKVFNNHKISVEHFKSHEEREAEAHRTSAKSRRTQDFSKKQREGLDLYLKNLDEHINEEFLHKEFSKFGTVTGTKVIMQNGRSMGYGFVRFSSAEDAMKAKEEINDIVWGEKKVFVDVAQRQKGHQNAPVHSNVQRTGRVQTQNQAIIPKRKVKTTKKFEQEQTPPEDTTVEEEPAPLQNTTVEEEQFPPEYPFVEEKTVLPLVPAVEEEPAPLQDTTVKEEPAPPQYPFVEEEPAPLLDTTVKEEPAPPQYPFVEEEPFPPHYQFVEEKTVLPLAPAVEEEPAPLQDRTVEEEPAPPQYQFVEEKTVLPLAPAVEEEPAPLQDRTVEEEPAPPQYQFVEEKTVLPLAPAVEEEPAPLQDRTVEEEPAPPQYQFVEENSVTSSSSC from the exons ATGGATTTTAAACTGTCAACACTGTACGTTGGTAATCTACATCCTGAAGTAACAGAATCCGTGTTGGTGCAGAAATTTAGTCCTGCAGGCCAAATTCACTCCGTCCATGTCTGCAGATGCTGGAAAACTCATGTTTCACTTGGCTATGCATATGTCAACTTTTACAAGCAACCCGAAG CTGAGCGTGCACTGGCGACACTCAATAATAAAATCCTTATTGGAAAGCCCATGAGAGTCATGTGGTGTCAGAAGGATTCCACCTTGAGGAAGAGGGGCGTTGGAAACTTATTCATCAAAAACTTAGATTTGTCAATGACTAACAGCACGGCACTTTTTGACTTCTTCTCAGTTTTTGGAAAAGTCCTGTCATGCAAG TTTGTCACTTACAAAAAAGGGCCAAAAGGGTACGGCTACGTCCAATTTGAGTCTCAAGAAGTGGCGAATTTGGCAAAGGAGGAACTCGACGGCAAAGTTTTTAACAACCATAAAAT ctccgTTGAGCACTTTAAATCTCATGAGGAACGTGAAGCTGAGGCACACAGGACTTCAGCAAAAAGCCGCCGCACCCAGGACTTCAGCAAAAAGcag AGAGAGGGCCTTGACCTCTACTTAAAGAACCTGGATGAGCATATAAATGAGGAGTTCCTGCACAAGGAATTTTCCAAATTTGGAACCGTCACTGGAACAAAG GTCATTATGCAGAATGGCCGCTCCATGGGGTACGGCTTTGTGCGATTTTCATCTGCTGAGGATGCCATGAAGGCTAAGGAGGAGATAAATGACATTGTGTGGGGCGAAAAGAAAGTTTTTGTGGATGTGGCTCAGCGGCAAAAAGGTCACCAGAATGCCCCTGTCCACAGTAATGTGCAGAGGACAGGGAGGGTGCAG ACTCAGAATCAGGCTATAATACCAAAAAGGAAGGTTAAGACAACTAAAAAATTTGAACAGGAACAAACACCACCTGAAGATACAACTGTTGAAGAGGAACCAGCACCACTTCAAAATACAACTGTTGAAGAGGAACAATTTCCACCTGAATATCCATTTGTTGAAGAGAAAACAGTGTTACCTCTAGTTCCAGCTGTTGAAGAGGAACCAGCACCACTTCAAGATACAACTGTTAAAGAGGAACCAGCACCACCTCAATATCCATTTGTTGAAGAGGAACCAGCACCACTTCTAGATACAACTGTTAAAGAGGAACCAGCACCACCTCAATATCCATTTGTTGAAGAGGAACCATTTCCACCTCACTATCAATTTGTTGAAGAGAAAACAGTGTTACCTCTAGCTCCAGCTGTTGAAGAAGAACCAGCACCACTTCAAGATAGAACTGTTGAAGAGGAACCAGCACCACCTCAATATCAATTTGTTGAAGAGAAAACAGTGTTACCTCTAGCTCCAGCTGTTGAAGAAGAACCAGCACCACTTCAAGATAGAACTGTTGAAGAGGAACCAGCACCACCTCAATATCAATTTGTTGAAGAGAAAACAGTGTTACCTCTAGCTCCAGCTGTTGAAGAGGAACCAGCACCACTTCAAGATAGAACTGTTGAAGAGGAACCAGCACCACCTCAATATCAATTTGTTGAAGAAAACAGTGTTACCTCTAGCTCCAGCTGTTGA